One Stenotrophomonas maltophilia DNA window includes the following coding sequences:
- the aroC gene encoding chorismate synthase, with translation MSSNSFGKLFTVTTFGESHGPAIGCVIDGCPPGLALDAAEFAHDLQRRATGKSRHTSARREADEVEILSGVYEGLTTGTPIALLIRNTDQRSKDYANIGQQFRPGHADYSYWHKYGIRDPRGGGRSSARETTMRVAAGVVAKKWLAERFGVTVRGYLSQLGDITPAGFDWSAVEGNPFFWPHAAQVPELEAYMDALRKSGDSVGARVDVVADNVPPGWGEPIYGKLDGELAAALMSINAVKGVEIGDGFASAAQKGTEHRDLLTPQGFASNHAGGILGGISTGQPVVASIALKPTSSLRLPGPSLDTAGNVVEVVTTGRHDPCVGIRATPIAEAMVAMVLMDQALRHRAQCGDVGTITPRIPGQIDG, from the coding sequence GTGAGCTCCAATTCGTTCGGCAAGCTGTTCACCGTCACCACGTTCGGCGAGTCGCACGGGCCGGCCATCGGCTGCGTGATCGATGGCTGCCCGCCGGGGCTGGCGCTGGACGCGGCCGAATTCGCCCATGACCTGCAGCGCCGCGCCACCGGCAAGAGCCGGCACACCTCGGCACGGCGCGAGGCCGATGAGGTCGAGATCCTGTCCGGCGTGTACGAGGGCCTGACCACCGGCACCCCGATCGCGCTGCTGATCCGCAACACCGACCAGCGCAGCAAGGACTACGCCAACATCGGCCAGCAGTTCCGCCCGGGCCATGCCGACTACAGCTACTGGCACAAGTACGGCATCCGCGACCCGCGCGGCGGTGGCCGTTCCTCGGCGCGCGAGACCACCATGCGCGTGGCCGCCGGCGTGGTCGCCAAGAAGTGGCTTGCCGAGCGCTTCGGCGTCACCGTGCGTGGCTACCTGTCGCAGCTGGGCGACATCACCCCGGCCGGTTTCGACTGGTCGGCGGTGGAAGGCAATCCGTTCTTCTGGCCGCACGCGGCACAGGTGCCCGAGCTGGAGGCATACATGGATGCGCTGCGCAAGTCCGGAGATTCGGTCGGTGCGCGCGTGGACGTGGTCGCCGACAACGTGCCGCCGGGCTGGGGCGAGCCGATCTACGGCAAGCTTGATGGCGAACTCGCTGCCGCGCTGATGAGCATCAACGCGGTGAAGGGCGTGGAAATCGGCGACGGTTTCGCCAGCGCCGCGCAGAAGGGCACCGAACACCGCGACCTGCTGACCCCGCAGGGCTTCGCCAGCAACCACGCCGGCGGCATCCTCGGTGGCATTTCCACCGGCCAGCCGGTGGTCGCCTCGATCGCCCTGAAGCCGACCTCCAGCCTGCGCCTGCCGGGCCCGTCGCTGGATACCGCCGGCAACGTGGTCGAGGTGGTCACCACCGGTCGTCACGACCCCTGCGTTGGCATCCGTGCCACCCCGATCGCCGAG
- the prmB gene encoding 50S ribosomal protein L3 N(5)-glutamine methyltransferase: MTAETAAELHTIIDLIRYGTSRFNEAGLTFGHSYDNALDEATQLVLHSLHLPHDLGPAYGQARLLQAEKLRVLELFQRRIDERIPAAYLTGEAWFAGLSFKSDKRALVPRSPIAELIECGFEPWLAGRDVYRALDLCTGSGCIAIAMGHYYPNWQVDGVDLSDDALSLAEENRERLQAYNVNLIKSDLFNGLSGRHYDLIVTNPPYVTNDETDALPKEYSYEPEMGLRAGDDGLDLVLKILRDAPLHLSEDGLLICEVGESEQHLVKLLPEVDFAWIEFKVGQMGIFAVECRELIAHSARITELAAQRP, from the coding sequence ATGACCGCTGAAACGGCCGCCGAACTCCACACGATCATCGATCTGATCCGCTACGGCACCAGCCGTTTCAACGAAGCCGGGCTGACCTTCGGGCACAGCTACGACAACGCGCTGGACGAGGCCACCCAGCTGGTGCTGCACAGCCTGCACCTGCCGCACGACCTCGGCCCGGCCTACGGCCAGGCGCGCCTGCTGCAGGCCGAGAAGCTGCGCGTGCTGGAGCTGTTCCAGCGCCGCATCGACGAACGCATCCCGGCCGCCTACCTGACGGGTGAGGCCTGGTTTGCCGGCCTGAGCTTCAAGAGCGACAAGCGCGCCCTGGTGCCGCGCTCGCCGATCGCCGAACTGATCGAGTGCGGCTTCGAGCCCTGGCTGGCCGGCCGCGACGTGTACCGTGCGCTGGACCTGTGCACCGGTTCGGGCTGCATCGCCATCGCCATGGGCCACTACTACCCGAACTGGCAGGTGGACGGCGTCGACCTGAGCGACGACGCGCTGTCGCTGGCTGAAGAAAACCGGGAGCGCCTGCAGGCGTACAACGTCAACCTGATCAAGTCGGACCTGTTCAATGGCCTGTCCGGCCGCCACTACGACCTGATCGTCACCAATCCGCCGTACGTCACCAACGACGAGACCGATGCGCTGCCGAAGGAATACTCCTACGAGCCGGAAATGGGCCTGCGTGCCGGTGACGATGGCCTGGACCTGGTGCTGAAGATCCTGCGCGACGCGCCGCTGCACCTGAGCGAAGACGGCCTGCTGATCTGTGAAGTGGGCGAGTCCGAACAGCATCTGGTCAAGCTGCTGCCGGAAGTCGATTTCGCCTGGATCGAATTCAAGGTCGGCCAGATGGGCATCTTCGCGGTTGAATGCCGCGAGCTGATTGCCCACAGCGCACGCATCACCGAACTGGCGGCGCAGCGCCCGTGA
- a CDS encoding SCO family protein, with protein sequence MFNRNAGIILLIALAAGLGLLAAQQVFAPKPPANAPATEAITLYPQPRELPDFNLAQSDGTRLIPGELKGHWTLVFLGFTFCPDVCPTTLAELAGAQNQWEALPDGLRPRVLFISVDPDRDSATRLGEYVHGFHKDTLAATADIPSLERFATSLGFVFQKVPGKHFDENPEDYTVEHSASLAVLDPQGRLAGLVRPPFNAPAIARDLQKLTEKTAP encoded by the coding sequence ATGTTCAATCGCAACGCCGGCATCATCCTGCTGATCGCCCTGGCGGCGGGGCTCGGCCTGCTGGCCGCCCAGCAGGTGTTCGCGCCGAAGCCGCCGGCCAACGCCCCGGCCACCGAAGCGATCACCCTGTACCCGCAGCCGCGCGAACTGCCCGATTTCAACCTGGCCCAGTCCGATGGCACCCGCCTGATCCCGGGCGAACTGAAGGGCCACTGGACCCTGGTATTCCTGGGCTTCACCTTCTGTCCCGACGTCTGCCCGACCACCCTGGCCGAGCTGGCCGGCGCGCAGAACCAGTGGGAGGCCCTGCCCGATGGCCTGCGCCCGCGCGTGCTGTTCATCTCGGTCGACCCGGACCGCGACAGTGCCACCCGCCTGGGCGAGTACGTGCACGGCTTCCACAAGGACACCCTGGCCGCCACCGCCGATATCCCCTCGCTGGAGCGCTTCGCCACCTCGCTGGGCTTCGTGTTCCAGAAAGTGCCCGGCAAGCATTTCGACGAGAATCCCGAGGATTACACCGTCGAGCATTCGGCCAGCCTGGCCGTGCTCGACCCGCAGGGCCGTCTTGCCGGCCTGGTGCGCCCCCCGTTCAACGCGCCGGCCATTGCCCGCGACCTGCAGAAGCTGACCGAGAAAACCGCCCCATGA